The stretch of DNA GGCTGCACCGGACGGACGCCGGCTCCGGCGACCGGGACGTGGCCCGCGGGCTGGTCCGCCAGGGCGGGGACTCGCTGTCCTGGATGGCGCTCTGGGAGCCGAACAAGTACTGGTTCACACCGGACCGCCGCGGGGGAGTGGCCTACCAGCAGCACGGCAACGTCGCGTTGACCCTGTCCGGCCCGTTGGGCCCGGCGGCCCTCCATGAGGAAACCGCGGCGGGATTCATCACCGACTGTGCCCGGCATGCACTCATCCCGTGCTTCTACTCCTGCACCGATGAACTGTGGCCGATGCTCCGGGCACGTGGCTTCCGGCGCGTGGCGGTCGCCCAGGAAACCAGGCTCGCCGTGCGCGAGATCGAGTTCAAGGGCAAGGAATGGCAAAACGTCCGGACCGCCCTGAACCGCGCGGCCAAGACGGGCGTGCATGCCGTCTGGGGGCGCTACAGCGGCTTTTCGCCGTCCCTGCGCACCCAGCTGAGCGAGGTGTCCGAAGAATGGGCAGCCCAGAAGCCTGTCCCCGAAATGGGCTTCACGCTCGGCGGAATCGACGAACTCGACGACGACGAGGTGCTCTGCTGCCTGGCCGTGGACGCCGGGGGACTCGTGCAGGGCGTCACCAGCTGGCTTCCGGTATATGAGGACGGCAGGCTCGTCTGCTGGACCCTGGACTTCATGCGCCGGCGCAGCGATGCCTTCCCCGGGGTGATGGAGTTCCTGATCGCTTCCGCGGTGCAGGAGCTGAAGGGCTCGGTGGAAATCATCTCCCTGTCCGGCTCGCCGCTGGCAAAGGCGTCGCCGCCCTCAGCAGCCGCAGGGACAGTAAAGGAAGCAGGCGCGGACGCTCCGGGCGGGGCGGACGGCGCCGCGCCGGAAGGACGGGAGTCCGGGGCAGAACCGGAGGGGCTGGCCGGAATCCTCGACGTCGTGGGCCGGGCGCTGGAACCCGTGTATGGCTTCCGCTCACTGGCCACCTTTAAGTCGCGGTTCAAGCCCGAGTACCGCACCCTGTACCTGTACTACCAGGATCCGCTGCAGCTGCCCGCCATGGGCCGGGCCCTGAGCCAGGCATACCTCCCAGGGCTTTCGGTGCGGCAAAGCGCACGCCTGCTCAGGACACTCGTGCGCTGATTGCCCGTCCCGGGTCGTTCAGGCCCGGCAGGAGGCCGGCTGGAAACGGTGCCGGGCCGTGACGCATTCGTGCCGGCCCACGATGCAGCCTGAGATGCCCCGCGCCGGGGTCGGTGGATGGACATGGTCCGGTTATGCCCGGTCCAGGGCGCGACGAATGGGCATGTCCTCCCGACGCGAGGAGGTCCAGGCCGCTTGACCCCGACGAGCTGAGGACGAAGACCACTGGGAGCACGCCCACAACGGGGCCCGGCCTGCCCGGCGAAGCCAAAAAAATGATCCCCGGCACTGATACCGGGGATCATTTCGCGGAGACCGTCGCAGGCGGCTCCCCAAACGGGAGACTAGACCAGCGTTACTCCGGTTGCCTGGGGGCCCTTGGCGCCCTGGCCGATCTCGAACTGAACACGCTGGTTCTCGTCGAGGGTCTTGAAGCCACCGGTCTGGATCTCGGAATAGTGAACGAAGACATCGCCATCCGCGTCATCCGGGGTGATGAAGCCGAAGCCCTTTTCAGCGTTGAACCACTTGACGGTTCCCTGTGCCATGTATTTCTCCTCATAGTGGAACTTGTTTAAGTCCGGCACACTTCGTGCCGGACTTGGTCACTCTGCGAGAAGAACCGTGGCCTTCGGACCGGATCAACCGGACTTCAGCGGCAGGCGCTTCACGCTCGCAACATGTCTTGCGAGCATGAAAGAACACCTACACAAAGACTCGTATAAGAATTCCATGACAGCCGCGTCTGGTCAACGGTACCGGCGCACAATTCCATAAATTTTGGGCAAAAAACGGATGAACGCGGCCGGCACCCCGGACGTGCAGGAAACGGCAGCGGACGCCGTTACCGCATCCGTGACCGCCCCGACGGAGGCCCGTTCAGAAGAGCCTGGACTCGCTGTCATCGACGCCGCGCATGGCGTCATAGTCGAGTGTGACGCAGTCAATGCCGCGGTCGTTCGCCAGGACCTTGGCCTGCGGCTTGATCTGTTGCGCGGCGAAGATCCCGCGGACCGGGGCGAGCAGCGGGTCACGGTTCAGCAGTTCCAGGTACCGGGTGAGCTGTTCGACGCCGTCGATGTCGCCACGCCGTTTGAGCTCGACGGCGACGGTGGCGCCGTCGGCGTCCCTGGCCAGGATGTCCACGGGGCCGATCGCGGTGAAGTATTCGCGCCGGATCAGCGAAAACCCGCTGCCGAGGAGCTCGATCTGCTCGGCCAGAAGCCGTTGCAGATCCGCCTCGACCCCATCCTTGATCAGGCCCGGGTCCACGCCGAGCTCATGGGAGGTGTCATGCAGCTGTTCATGGATGTTGATGATCAGCCGGTCATCGGTCTTGGCGGACTGGACGGTCCACCGCTCGGTCACGCCGAGTTCAACGTCGACCTCGTCCGGGGTGGAGACGCGCAGCGAGGCCGGCGGGCTCATCCAGTTCAACGGCTTGTAGGATCCGCCGTCGGAATGGACCAGGACGGAGCCGTCGGCCTTGACCAGCAGGAGCCGGGTGGCCAGCGGGAGATGGGCTTTGAGCCGGCCGACATAATCAACGGAGCAACGGGCTATGACTAAACGCACCCGGTCAACAGTACCGTCTGGAGTGACGGCGGGCATCCGGGCTGAGGCAGAATGGAGGCATGCCCCGTTCCAACCGACCCCGCCGAGCCGTCTCCGGAAGAACAGCCGCCGGCAAGGCAGCGAAACCCGGGGCGCGGTCCGGCCCGGTGCCGGAGCTGGATCTTGAGCGGGCGCGGACGGGTGTTGCCCGCCGGGAGAGCGCGCCGGACGGTGAATGGATGGTCCGCTCCATCACGGCCGGCCGGGCGGAGAAAACCTATGTCTGTCCAGGCTGCTCGACGGCGGTGCTGCCCGGGGTAGCCCACCTGGTGGTCTGGTCGGAGGACCACCTCTTCGGCGCTGCCGCGGGCCTCGCGGAGCGCCGGCACTGGCATTCCAACTGCTGGACCTCGCGCAGCTACCGCTATCGCTAAGCTGGACAGCATGACTTTTCACTCCGTGGCTTCTGATCCCGCGCCGTTCGTCTTCAGCCAGCCGGCCGGACCGACGGCGATCCGCGCCTCCACGGTGCTGCCGGCCCGCCGCGAGAACGTGGAGCTCCGCACCGAGGACGGCCACGTGCTGGTGGGCGAGCTCGCGGTCCCGGAAACCGGCGGCATCAAGGCGACCATCATCACGCTCCACCCGCTGCCGACGCACGGCGGCTTCATGGATTCCCATGTCTTCCGGAAGGCCTCCTACCGCCTGCCGGCCCTGGCCGGAATTGCCGTGCTCCGCTTCAACACCCGGGGCACCGCCTCGCCCAGGGGAACCAGCGGCGGGGTCTTTGAAGGGGGAGTGGGTGAACGCCTCGACGTCGAGGCCGCCGTCCGGTTCGCCGTCGAGCGGGGCCTGCCCAACCGCTGGCTGGTGGGCTGGTCCTTCGGCACCGAACTGGCGCTGATGTACGGGGCGTCCGAGCCGGTGGCCTCCGAGGTGGAGGGCGCCATCCTGCTTTCGCCGCCGCTGCACCGGGCCACGGACGTGCACCTGAAGGAATGGGCGGACGCCGGCAAGCCGCTGAAGGTCCTGGTCCCGGAGCATGACGACTACCTGCAGCCGGCTGCCGCCGCGGAGCGTTTCGCCGCGGTGCCCCAGGCCGTCGTGGTGGGGGTCGACGGCGCGAAGCACCTCTGGGTGGGGGAGAAGTACGCCTCCCGCGTGCTCAACGAGATCGTGGCTGAGGTCATCCCGGGGCCCGCCGGCGGGGCCTCCCTGCCATCGGAATGGGACGGGCCGGTCGCCACCGCGCACGCCTGAGCCGGGAAGACCCGGGCGGTTACCGGATCAGTGCTTGTCCTGGCGCACGATGAAGATTTCCTTGATCAGCAGCATCATCGCCGCCGCGGTGGGGATGGCAATCAGTGCGCCGAGCACGCCGAGCACGCTGCCGCCGGCGATGACCGAGATGACGGCCACCGCACCGGGCACCGCGACGGCCTTCTGCATGACGCGCGGTGAGATGAAGTAGGCCTCGAACTGCAGGTAGGCGAAGTAGCAGATGGCGTACACGAGGGCCGTCTGCCAGCCCGCGGTCAGACCGATCAGGGTCACGATCACCCCGGCAATCATGCCGCCGACGAGCGGAATGAAGGCGAGCAGGGCGACGACGAAGGCCAGCAGCACGGCAAACGGGACGCCGACAATGAACATGACGATGAAGGCGAACGTCGCGTTCAGCAGCGCGACGACGGCCTGGCCGATGACGTAGTTGCCGACCGAACCGGTGATTTCCTCGGACAGGGCCTCCACCCGGGCCCGGCGGGAACGCGGGGCAAGCCGGTAGGCCCATTTCTTCATAGCCG from Arthrobacter sp. PAMC25564 encodes:
- a CDS encoding cold-shock protein; its protein translation is MAQGTVKWFNAEKGFGFITPDDADGDVFVHYSEIQTGGFKTLDENQRVQFEIGQGAKGPQATGVTLV
- the nucS gene encoding endonuclease NucS, whose amino-acid sequence is MRLVIARCSVDYVGRLKAHLPLATRLLLVKADGSVLVHSDGGSYKPLNWMSPPASLRVSTPDEVDVELGVTERWTVQSAKTDDRLIINIHEQLHDTSHELGVDPGLIKDGVEADLQRLLAEQIELLGSGFSLIRREYFTAIGPVDILARDADGATVAVELKRRGDIDGVEQLTRYLELLNRDPLLAPVRGIFAAQQIKPQAKVLANDRGIDCVTLDYDAMRGVDDSESRLF
- a CDS encoding ATP/GTP-binding protein; translation: MPRSNRPRRAVSGRTAAGKAAKPGARSGPVPELDLERARTGVARRESAPDGEWMVRSITAGRAEKTYVCPGCSTAVLPGVAHLVVWSEDHLFGAAAGLAERRHWHSNCWTSRSYRYR
- a CDS encoding alpha/beta fold hydrolase — its product is MTFHSVASDPAPFVFSQPAGPTAIRASTVLPARRENVELRTEDGHVLVGELAVPETGGIKATIITLHPLPTHGGFMDSHVFRKASYRLPALAGIAVLRFNTRGTASPRGTSGGVFEGGVGERLDVEAAVRFAVERGLPNRWLVGWSFGTELALMYGASEPVASEVEGAILLSPPLHRATDVHLKEWADAGKPLKVLVPEHDDYLQPAAAAERFAAVPQAVVVGVDGAKHLWVGEKYASRVLNEIVAEVIPGPAGGASLPSEWDGPVATAHA